The Erigeron canadensis isolate Cc75 chromosome 4, C_canadensis_v1, whole genome shotgun sequence genome window below encodes:
- the LOC122597790 gene encoding UDP-glycosyltransferase 76G1-like, giving the protein MMQLANILYSKGFSITIFHTNFNAPKASNYPNFTFKSILDNDPHDERYCNLPLHGMGAFSRIFLFNKDGANPLRDQLKLELLEKNEPPVSCLITDAVWYFTQSVADSLNLPRVVLRTSSLFCFLVYGSISLFDDRGYFNLSDNTRLDEEVVEFPVLKVKDIIKMGVTNNKNDDLGEVVINMVKQTIVSSGIIFNSFKELEEPEVETVNHDIRAPSFLLPFPKLFSASSSSLLEQDRTFFPWLNKQAPKSVVYISFGSVSQVEEKDFLEIAHGLVDSKQPFLWVVRPGFVYGSSWIEPLPDGLVNEKMGRIVKWAPQQEVLAHEAIGAFWTHSGWNSTLESICEGVPMISSPFWGDQVLDARYMSDVSKVG; this is encoded by the exons ATGATGCAACTTGCCAATATTCTTTACTCTAAAGGCTTTAGTATCACCATTTTTCACACCAATTTTAATGCACCAAAAGCCTCAAATTACCCAAACTTCACATTCAAGTCCATTCTTGACAACGACCCACACGACGAACGCTATTGCAATTTACCATTACATGGAATGGGCGCGTTCTCTCGTATTTTCTTGTTCAATAAAGACGGTGCAAATCCATTACGCGATCAACTGAAACTAGAACTCCTGGAGAAAAATGAACCACCTGTATCGTGTTTAATCACTGACGCGGTTTGGTACTTCACACAATCCGTCGCTGATAGCCTTAACCTTCCACGCGTTGTTTTGAGGACGAGTAGCTTGTTTTGCTTTCTTGTTTATGGTTCGATATCTCTTTTTGATGATCGTGGCTACTTCAATCTTTCAGACAACACCC gtcTGGATGAAGAAGTGGTGGAGTTTCCTGTGCTAAAAGTGAAAGACATTATAAAGATGGGTGTTACTAATAACAAGAATGATGACCTTGGAGAGGTGGTCATTAATATGGTGAAACAAACAATAGTatcttcaggaatcatctttaACTCCTTCAAGGAACTCGAAGAACCAGAGGTCGAAACGGTTAACCATGACATTCGGGCACCAAGTTTCCTGTTGCCATTCCCTAAACTTTTCTCAGCCTCATCGAGCAGTTTACTAGAACAAGACCGAACTTTTTTTCCATGGTTAAACAAACAAGCACCAAAATCTGTAGTTTATATTAGTTTTGGTAGTGTGTCTCAAGTTGAGGAAAAAGATTTCTTAGAAATAGCTCATGGGTTGGTTGATAGCAAGCAGCCGTTTTTATGGGTGGTTCGGCCTGGGTTTGTTTACGGTTCAAGCTGGATTGAACCTCTGCCTGATGGGCTTGTGAATGAAAAGATGGGCCGAATTGTGAAATGGGCTCCTCAGCAAGAAGTGCTAGCCCATGAAGCAATTGGTGCGTTTTGGACTCATAGTGGATGGAACTCGACCTTGGAAAGCATATGTGAAGGTGTTCCTATGATTTCTTCGCCGTTTTGGGGCGATCAAGTGTTGGATGCGAGATATATGAGCGATGTTTCCAAGGTGGGGTAG
- the LOC122595843 gene encoding F-box/kelch-repeat protein At3g61590, with the protein MRGETSWVSHSLYIAKNNRNFNPIPEANDEGNKDDPPVISVDLILPDDLLERILGYLPIASIFRVGCVCKRWHEIVNSRRFLWNVSPLSSQKPWYFMFTSSDEPTGYAYDPVLRKWYGIELPYMVKTSRWFIASSCGLVCFMDNDSRSELYVCNLITKCCFRLLEPPGLRFCDYSALSISVDGSTNYTVSVVKSRQVPDNYFQWDLSIHVYDSETMVWTTTVTEMLTGWRGGDESVICNGVLYFLIYCTGSFQENRHGLVSYDLATRSPVRNLLTRGFISVPCSLTCGRLMNLKGTLVMVGGIGKQDRQDIITGIGIWILKSSKEWQEVAKMPHKFFQGFGEFDDVFASSGTDDLIYIQSYGAPALLVFDLKRNQWKWSQKCPVTKRFPLQLFSGFCFEPRLEISP; encoded by the coding sequence ATGAGAGGGGAAACATCATGGGTTAGTCATAGTCTGTATATTGCCAAAAACAACAGGAACTTCAATCCGATACCAGAGGCTAATGACGAGGGTAATAAGGATGACCCGCCTGTGATTTCTGTTGATTTAATCCTGCCTGATGATTTGTTAGAGCGGATTCTAGGTTATCTCCCTATTGCAAGTATCTTTCGTGTTGGCTGTGTGTGTAAAAGATGGCATGAAATTGTGAACTCTAGGCGGTTTTTATGGAATGTGTCACCCTTGTCATCACAAAAACCATGGTATTTCATGTTCACGAGCTCAGATGAACCGACTGGATATGCTTATGACCCTGTTTTAAGAAAATGGTATGGAATTGAGCTGCCATACATGGTCAAAACCTCAAGATGGTTTATAGCCTCATCGTGTGGTTTGGTTTGTTTCATGGATAACGATAGTAGAAGCGAGCTCTATGTGTGCAATCTGATCACCAAATGCTGTTTCCGCCTTCTGGAGCCGCCTGGTTTAAGATTTTGTGACTATAGTGCCCTCTCGATCTCAGTTGATGGGTCAACAAACTATACCGTGAGTGTTGTGAAATCTAGACAAGTACCAGACAATTACTTCCAGTGGGATCTCTCTATCCACGTGTACGACTCAGAGACAATGGTGTGGACCACGACTGTGACTGAGATGCTGACGGGATGGAGAGGTGGCGATGAGAGTGTGATATGTAACGGGGTTTTGTATTTCTTGATTTACTGCACTGGCTCCTTTCAAGAAAACCGACACGGTCTGGTAAGTTATGATCTTGCAACCCGATCACCTGTTCGTAATTTGCTGACACGGGGTTTCATTTCTGTCCCGTGCTCTCTTACTTGTGGGCGGTTGATGAACCTTAAAGGCACACTAGTGATGGTGGGAGGGATCGGGAAACAAGATAGACAAGATATCATAACAGGGATTGGGATTTGGATTCTTAAAAGCTCTAAAGAATGGCAAGAAGTGGCCAAGATGCCACACAAATTTTTTCAAGGGTTTGGTGAGTTTGATGATGTTTTTGCTAGTAGTGGGACCGATGATCTGATTTACATTCAGAGCTACGGTGCACCGGCTCTTTTGGTGTTTGATCTGAAAAGGAATCAATGGAAATGGTCTCAAAAATGCCCCGTTACAAAAAGGTTTCCGCTTCAGCTCTTTTCCGGATTCTGCTTTGAGCCTAGGCTTGAAATCTCACCTTAA
- the LOC122598332 gene encoding uncharacterized protein LOC122598332, with protein MAEEIEEEEKSRILEINLISAQGLKIPPSTKTRTYAIAWVDPAAKLRSHLDRIGGENPTWNEKFLFRVSPRFIYGDTSAVQFEIYASGYIRDYLIGNVRYLLSSSSLTSSKTGAVIGTPAFSAVHIRRPSGRVQGVLNIAATVYESSDFAAFDGMSAVCFRDLIGENENEKERERERRRRSWHPAMVLSRNSSKRSDRSSGADSSEFPIGDPVDFSDGSDSSSSSALKEVNGVKSKVTVNDKKDVKLDGKGLLCGLMLQRRFSFCPSDQNLLSIAGFHGKKI; from the coding sequence ATGGCAGAAgaaattgaagaagaagaaaaatcaaGAATTCTAGAGATCAACTTGATCTCAGCACAAGGCCTCAAAATCCCACCCTCTACCAAAACCCGAACTTACGCCATCGCATGGGTCGACCCGGCCGCTAAACTCCGCAGCCATTTGGACCGAATTGGAGGCGAAAATCCGACGTGGAATGAAAAATTCCTTTTCCGAGTTTCGCCACGTTTCATCTACGGTGACACGTCAGCCGTTCAATTCGAAATCTACGCTTCTGGTTATATCCGTGATTATCTCATCGGTAATGTTCGTTATTTGTTGAGTTCTTCTTCGCTTACGTCATCAAAAACCGGAGCGGTTATTGGAACTCCGGCTTTTTCGGCCGTCCACATCCGTCGTCCTTCCGGTAGAGTCCAAGGCGTTTTGAATATCGCCGCCACGGTTTACGAGAGTTCTGATTTCGCGGCGTTTGACGGCATGTCCGCAGTGTGTTTCCGTGATTTGATTGgagagaatgaaaatgaaaaggagCGGGAGCGTGAGCGCCGCCGTCGGTCTTGGCATCCGGCCATGGTTCTCAGCCGTAATAGTTCGAAACGGAGTGATCGATCGTCTGGTGCGGATTCGTCGGAGTTTCCGATCGGTGATCCGGTGGATTTTTCCGATGGAAGTGACTCGTCATCATCGTCGGCGTTAAAGGAAGTTAACGGCGTTAAGTCAAAGGTAACGGTCAACGATAAAAAGGATGTTAAATTGGACGGTAAAGGATTATTGTGTGGGTTAATGTTACAAAGAAGGTTTAGTTTTTGTCCGTCGGATCAAAATCTGTTATCAATTGCTGGATTTCATGGAAAGAAGATCTAA